One Brevibacillus choshinensis genomic window carries:
- a CDS encoding sulfurtransferase TusA family protein, which translates to MQHKLAVLGMVCPFPLIEAKEKMETLPSGDELVIEFDCTQATESIPRWAAESGHSIMNYEQLDDASWTITVKKK; encoded by the coding sequence ATGCAACACAAACTGGCTGTGCTGGGCATGGTATGTCCCTTCCCGCTGATCGAGGCGAAAGAAAAGATGGAGACATTGCCCAGCGGTGATGAACTGGTGATTGAATTTGACTGCACGCAGGCGACAGAGAGCATTCCGCGCTGGGCAGCGGAATCCGGGCACTCCATAATGAATTATGAGCAGCTCGATGATGCTTCTTGGACGATCACGGTGAAAAAGAAATAG